CACACGTGTGAACTGGACGCGTTTGGCTGAAGCGGGCTTCCGTAGCGGTGTTTTGGCGCACTGAGGAACGTGGCTGTGAGCCTGAGAGGAGCACACATGTATAAATAGCTCGTAACTGATCCTCTCCCACTTGCTTACTACTAACTAACCCCAAAGATCAGTCTGGCCATGGTGTTCGCTTTCTTAAACTCATGTCTGTTCTGTTTTCTTCCCTcaacaggaaatggaaaaacGGTTAGAAGAGAAGCAAAGGATCAGCCAAAAAGAACAGTAAGTCCTTTTAAAGGTAGAAGAAGCAACATGGCCCAAATGTGTGACCTTTGCACTCAAACATGTGCTGTCTTGCTCTTTATCTTGCTTATATGTAAAACTAAACACTGAGGAATGTTGTTTGACCAGTTACTATAAACCACTCTACCAAAAGCCTATTCATTTCAGGAAGCACAAAATCAATCCacttggttatttttttttcatccatttatacttttttaattcataaagtAGCTTCAGAACTTCTTTACCAAGTATGCATTTGGATTTCTGTCGTACGTCTTTTGGTCATCTAAGCTGTAATCTAACACTGCCTCCCTCGTTTAGTGGCCTCTTCCTGCCTGTCATGTcacttatttttgtttgttattctgtTGCTTTGCTTTTAGGGAGTCCAGTAATAATTCTCCACGATCTCCATTGAACACAACCATGGTGATACAGGACGACTCTCTACCAGCAGCACCCCCACCTCAGATACGCATTTTGAAGCGGCCTACAAGTAATGGGTCATTGGGATCCCCCTTGAATCAGAACAGGCCCACACCACAGGTCAAGTCTTTGGCTCAGCGCGAGGCAGAGTACGCCGAGGCCAGGAAGAGAATACTAGGCAGTGCCTGCCCGGATGAGACGCCTCAGGAAAAACCCAACACTGATAGGTAATCACCCACAAATACTGACTTTCTGTAGCAGTTTTACTCAAAGCCTAATAACGCCTTGCTAATGGGCATTTGCATTTGGTGTATTTCACATTGCTGAAGACTGGGTTTTACTTTTTGTGAGCCAAGTATCAAGTATCAAGTGAGACAAAGGCAGCCAAATAATAGGCATTATTTGAGTGTCATTCCAGTTATTAACAGACCTTGGTTGTTGAGCAATAAAAGTGTTTGTCACCAAGCCACAGTGCCATCTATTACTTTGATTCTGAATGTTTTCACTCTCAACATCTGCACTACTTTTGGAATAAAATCTGGAATTAGATGGAAAAAACATCAGTGTCTATATAAATAATCATAGAATCATAGTCTGATGCAGTTTCACAGAATTTGATTGACTCTTTCTCGATAATAGTACTTTTAAATTAACTGAAGAGGTGaacttcatttttgtttgtcctaggttttatttaaatggtgGTGAATTGtgccaaaatgtattttaaaaaaaaagaattgacaatgaaagaaaaacactatcTGGAAGCTTACTCCCTAAAACCAAGAGGGAACACTATAATTAAAATCACGTTGAGGTCTGTCTGTTGTCAGACTACAGGGATCTTGTAATTAGGATAGTTCAGGAAAAATATATCCAATTAAAACAAGAATGTTGCAGAAACTTGCCAACTGGAAAAATGAGTTGTGAGCCGTTTATGTCCAGCGGCTGGCACGTCTAAAAAGCTGCTTTTGCTAATGTATTCCCGTTTCCTCTTATTTTCTGCCAGGGCAGGGCGCAATAACTCTACATTGCCTTCAGAGGACACCCGATCAAACAATCACACTGTCCGGCAGCCAGCCGGCCCAGACGGCACCCAAGGGTTCCGACAGCACAGATAAGTGGGCCCTGGGGCCGCCCAGCCATGGAGTGGGGAGAGATCGAGGGCCACCAGAGAGCAAAGACAGCACTGTATTCTTAAAAACGTCCTTCCTTCAGTTCCACTATATGGAATGGGCTGTGAGTGCAGCCGCACTGCTGCCCAACTCTTCCACTAGCAGTCGAGTGGAACTGATGGGCATCGAGTAACTCGAGGAGGAAGTTAAATGGAAATGtgctctcatctctcctcactCCAGGTTGTTTGACACTGTGATAATGGACATCTTCTGGAATCACTGTGATGATCCCTTTAAGAAACCCCCCTCACCTCCATCGCTCTCCTGCCTCAGTGCCCAGCGGCTCCGTCTCAGGACGGCCTCAAGGCAGAAGCAAAGACTCAAAGGATGGCAGAGAGAAGTGACGGTTCATAGCAAAATGAGATGAGCTGGTACTCGGGCAGCAGCCTCTCCCCAGTAATAATACCAGACATCACCTGTCACAGCTTTTAcatacatgtttttaattttcagaTGTTGGCTCACAAaatttttatcttttgtttttcttgcttgtCTTTAATTATCTATATTAGGGATGCTCTGATATCTACAGAGTACAGAGATGTACATACACCACCAAGTACCTGTTTCTTTAAACAGTATTCATTTTGCAGTGTAATTGAAATGggaattatttactttt
The sequence above is a segment of the Anoplopoma fimbria isolate UVic2021 breed Golden Eagle Sablefish chromosome 12, Afim_UVic_2022, whole genome shotgun sequence genome. Coding sequences within it:
- the LOC129099918 gene encoding SUZ domain-containing protein 1-like isoform X3, with protein sequence MEKRLEEKQRISQKEQESSNNSPRSPLNTTMVIQDDSLPAAPPPQIRILKRPTSNGSLGSPLNQNRPTPQVKSLAQREAEYAEARKRILGSACPDETPQEKPNTDRAGRNNSTLPSEDTRSNNHTVRQPAGPDGTQGFRQHR
- the LOC129099918 gene encoding SUZ domain-containing protein 1-like isoform X2, with amino-acid sequence MEEEEAADRGEMEKRLEEKQRISQKEQESSNNSPRSPLNTTMVIQDDSLPAAPPPQIRILKRPTSNGSLGSPLNQNRPTPQVKSLAQREAEYAEARKRILGSACPDETPQEKPNTDRAGRNNSTLPSEDTRSNNHTVRQPAGPDGTQGFRQHR
- the LOC129099918 gene encoding SUZ domain-containing protein 1-like isoform X1; translated protein: MEEEEAADRGVNNQEEADRGEMEKRLEEKQRISQKEQESSNNSPRSPLNTTMVIQDDSLPAAPPPQIRILKRPTSNGSLGSPLNQNRPTPQVKSLAQREAEYAEARKRILGSACPDETPQEKPNTDRAGRNNSTLPSEDTRSNNHTVRQPAGPDGTQGFRQHR